A single region of the Massilia sp. erpn genome encodes:
- a CDS encoding HlyD family secretion protein produces the protein MSTPTTPTTPENKDSTIPAPAAAPMPEQPDRRHQWYSAAGFGMVALIGVLVVLYAWRLPPFTSPIVSTENALVRGQVTLIGTQLPGYVVEVKVQDFQHVKAGDLLARIDSRIYEQRFEQAQAQLAAQQAALANWEQSHRSAQASIALNQAALANAEAQAARSKADLGRVDQLVADGSLSVREQDSQKAVRAQTVAAVSQARASLEISKQQAQSVTVNKAALEAAVANAQAALKAARVDLDNTRITAPADGQLGQVTVRQGAYVNAGTQLMGLVPQHMWVIANLKETQMSNVQVGQGATFKVDALDGATLTGQVERISPATGSEFSVLPADNATGNYVKIAQRIPVRIRIDPGQKLAARLRPGMSVIVSIDTSAVLNDVDSNPPPAPRGKAQGARP, from the coding sequence ATGAGTACACCGACCACACCGACCACGCCAGAGAACAAGGACAGCACCATTCCCGCGCCCGCAGCGGCCCCTATGCCTGAACAGCCGGATCGCCGCCATCAGTGGTATTCGGCGGCGGGCTTTGGAATGGTGGCGCTGATCGGCGTGCTGGTGGTGCTGTATGCGTGGCGGCTGCCGCCGTTCACCAGTCCCATCGTCTCCACCGAAAATGCGCTGGTGCGCGGCCAGGTCACGCTGATCGGCACTCAGCTGCCGGGTTATGTGGTGGAGGTGAAGGTACAGGATTTCCAGCATGTGAAGGCGGGCGATCTGCTGGCGCGCATCGATTCGCGCATCTACGAGCAGCGCTTCGAGCAGGCGCAGGCGCAATTGGCGGCGCAGCAGGCGGCACTGGCAAACTGGGAACAGTCGCACCGCAGCGCCCAGGCCAGCATCGCGCTGAACCAGGCGGCGCTGGCCAATGCCGAGGCGCAGGCGGCGCGTTCGAAAGCCGATCTGGGACGCGTGGACCAGCTGGTGGCCGACGGTTCGCTCTCGGTGCGCGAGCAGGATTCGCAGAAGGCGGTGCGGGCGCAGACCGTGGCCGCCGTGTCGCAGGCGCGCGCCAGCCTGGAAATCTCCAAACAGCAGGCGCAGTCCGTCACAGTGAACAAGGCTGCGCTGGAGGCGGCTGTCGCCAACGCGCAGGCGGCGCTGAAGGCGGCCAGGGTGGATCTGGACAATACCCGCATCACCGCACCGGCCGACGGGCAGCTGGGGCAGGTCACGGTGCGCCAGGGGGCCTACGTGAATGCGGGGACGCAGCTGATGGGCCTCGTGCCGCAGCATATGTGGGTGATCGCCAATCTCAAAGAAACCCAGATGAGCAATGTGCAGGTGGGGCAGGGTGCCACCTTCAAGGTCGATGCGCTGGACGGCGCCACCTTGACCGGGCAGGTCGAACGCATTTCGCCCGCCACCGGTTCGGAATTCAGCGTGCTGCCGGCCGATAACGCTACCGGCAATTATGTGAAGATCGCGCAGCGCATTCCGGTGCGCATCCGCATCGACCCGGGCCAGAAGCTGGCGGCGCGCCTGCGGCCGGGCATGTCGGTGATTGTCAGCATCGACACCTCGGCGGTGCTGAACGATGTGGACAGCAATCCACCGCCGGCGCCGCGCGGCAAGGCGCAGGGAGCGCGGCCATGA
- a CDS encoding efflux RND transporter periplasmic adaptor subunit, translating to MKNLKMKPAALATLAALAVAAAGSALYAPASVAADEKKAEAQKPALTVTTARPQNATLPNRLTANGNVAAWQEASIGSESNGLRLTEVRVNVGDVVKKGEVLAVFSADTVNAELAQARAAVLEAEANAAEAKGNAARARTLESSGALSAQQISQYLTAEQTANARIASAKAVLATQQLRLKYTQVVAPDAGVISARSATVGAVVGAGTELFRMIRQGRLEWRAEVTAAELRRIKVGAGALVKAANGSELTGKVRMIAPTVDAQTRSALVYVDLPPNSSQDAPFKAGMFASGQFELGSSDAMTVPQQAIAVRDGFSYVFRLNGDQRVSQVKVQTGRRLGDRIEVLNGIRGDTPVVVSGAGFLNDGDLVRNVAPSAATASAKPVKAGN from the coding sequence ATGAAGAACCTCAAGATGAAACCCGCCGCCCTGGCCACGCTGGCCGCCCTGGCCGTTGCCGCCGCGGGCAGCGCGCTGTACGCTCCGGCCTCGGTGGCCGCCGACGAGAAGAAGGCCGAGGCGCAAAAACCCGCGCTGACCGTGACCACCGCCCGTCCGCAGAACGCGACCCTGCCCAACCGCCTGACCGCCAACGGCAACGTGGCCGCCTGGCAGGAAGCGAGCATCGGCAGCGAATCGAACGGCCTGCGCCTGACCGAGGTACGCGTGAACGTGGGCGATGTGGTGAAAAAAGGCGAAGTGCTGGCCGTGTTCTCGGCCGATACCGTCAACGCCGAACTGGCCCAGGCGCGCGCCGCCGTGCTGGAAGCCGAAGCCAATGCGGCCGAAGCGAAAGGCAATGCGGCGCGGGCGCGCACGCTGGAAAGCAGCGGTGCCCTGAGCGCCCAGCAGATCAGCCAGTACCTGACCGCCGAGCAGACCGCCAATGCGCGCATCGCGTCCGCCAAGGCGGTGCTGGCGACCCAGCAGCTGCGCCTGAAATACACCCAGGTGGTGGCGCCCGACGCCGGCGTAATCTCGGCGCGCAGCGCCACCGTGGGCGCCGTGGTGGGCGCGGGAACGGAGCTGTTCCGCATGATCCGCCAGGGCCGCCTGGAATGGCGCGCCGAAGTCACCGCCGCCGAACTGCGCCGCATCAAGGTCGGCGCCGGCGCGCTGGTGAAGGCGGCCAATGGCAGCGAACTGACGGGCAAGGTGCGCATGATCGCGCCGACTGTGGATGCGCAAACCCGCTCCGCCCTGGTCTATGTGGACCTGCCGCCGAACAGCAGCCAGGATGCGCCGTTCAAGGCAGGCATGTTCGCCAGCGGCCAGTTTGAGCTGGGCAGCAGCGATGCCATGACCGTGCCGCAGCAGGCCATCGCCGTGCGCGATGGCTTCAGCTATGTGTTCCGCCTGAACGGCGACCAGCGCGTGAGCCAGGTCAAGGTGCAGACCGGGCGCCGCCTGGGCGACCGCATCGAGGTGCTGAACGGGATCAGGGGCGATACGCCAGTGGTGGTGAGCGGCGCCGGCTTCCTCAACGACGGCGATCTGGTGCGCAACGTCGCACCGTCCGCCGCCACCGCCTCGGCCAAGCCGGTCAAGGCCGGCAACTAA
- a CDS encoding efflux RND transporter permease subunit has product MNFSALSIKNPIPAIMLFVLLTLAGLLAYKANPVQDFPDIELPIVTVSASLPGAAPAQLETEVARKIEDSVATLQGIKNIYTKVLDGTATITVEFILEKNISDAVNDVRDAVARVKADMPAELRDPVVSKVSTAGRVVLTFVVTNRKDSGTRLDDQELSWFVDNAVSKRLLSVHGVGAVKRVGGASREIRVELDDERMAALRVSALDVSRQLRQVQKEAPGGRGDVSGAEQSVRTIATVQTAADLARMDIPLVDGRHVRLDQVATVSDTVAESRAVATQDGKPVVGFEIFRTKGASETDVARDARAAVEELQKANPNIEIKQSIDNAQPVEENFVGSMELLYEGALLAVLVVWWFLRDWRATLVATAALPLSVLPAFLGIYWFGYTLNTVTLLSLALVVGVLVDDAIVEIENIERHLHMGKSPMQAAMEAADEIGMAVIATTFALVAVFLPTAFMGGVPGLFFKQFGWTAVLAVLASLVVARLLTPMMAAYMLKPAKPKAHQGDGWLMQRYMKTMRWCLTHRHITALASLAFFVGSIMLVGLLPTGFVPAADRAQTQINLELPPGSTLAETKAVAEQARLAAMRVKGVTEVFSSIGGGSSGDAFAPGAAAEARRAVLTITTTHRNDRKESMPDIDNGLREQLAHIPGARFNVGPPDTGVKMQLVLRSEDPLALTAAAQKVERELRTLKGIGNVTSSASLVRPEIIVRPDFAKAADLGVTAAAIGETVRVATAGDYDFDLTKMNLPERQVPIRVKLPDAVRADLDAIGRLTVPGKNGPVMLANLASITMESGPAQIDRLNRSRNVTLDVELGGRSLGELNEEARALPSMKNLPPSVKIAELGDAQEMAALFASFGLAMLIGVLCIYGVLVLLFKDFMQPVTILAALPLSIGGAFVALLITRSALSMPSMIGLIMLMGIVTKNSILLVDYAILARQAGMGRFEALVDACHKRSRPILMTTIAMGAGMMPLALGWGADPSFRSPMAITVIGGLITSTLLSLLVVPAVFTYIDDAEHLLGRIMRKLRRHKHETPPVHQVSPSK; this is encoded by the coding sequence GTGAACTTTTCCGCCTTATCGATCAAGAATCCGATCCCGGCCATCATGCTGTTCGTGCTGCTGACCCTTGCCGGTCTGCTGGCATACAAGGCCAATCCGGTGCAGGACTTCCCCGATATCGAACTGCCCATCGTGACCGTCAGCGCTTCGCTGCCGGGCGCCGCGCCGGCCCAGCTGGAAACCGAGGTGGCGCGCAAGATCGAGGACTCGGTAGCGACCCTGCAGGGGATCAAGAATATCTACACCAAGGTGCTGGACGGCACCGCCACCATCACCGTCGAATTCATCCTGGAGAAGAATATCTCCGACGCGGTGAACGATGTGCGCGACGCCGTAGCGCGCGTGAAGGCCGATATGCCGGCCGAGCTGCGCGACCCGGTGGTGAGCAAGGTCTCCACCGCCGGCCGCGTGGTGCTGACCTTCGTCGTCACCAATAGAAAGGACAGCGGCACCCGCCTGGACGACCAGGAACTGAGCTGGTTCGTCGACAACGCCGTCTCCAAGCGCCTGCTGTCGGTGCATGGCGTGGGCGCGGTCAAGCGCGTGGGCGGCGCCAGCCGCGAAATCCGCGTCGAGCTGGATGACGAACGCATGGCCGCGCTGCGCGTCTCGGCGCTCGATGTGTCGCGCCAGCTGCGCCAGGTGCAGAAGGAAGCGCCGGGCGGACGCGGCGACGTCAGCGGCGCCGAGCAGTCGGTGCGCACCATCGCCACCGTGCAGACGGCGGCCGATCTGGCGCGCATGGATATTCCGCTGGTAGACGGCCGCCATGTGCGCCTCGACCAGGTTGCCACCGTGAGCGACACCGTGGCCGAATCGCGCGCCGTCGCTACCCAGGACGGCAAGCCGGTGGTCGGCTTCGAGATCTTCCGCACCAAGGGCGCCAGCGAAACCGACGTGGCGCGCGATGCGCGTGCCGCCGTGGAGGAGCTGCAGAAGGCCAATCCGAATATCGAGATCAAGCAATCGATCGACAACGCCCAGCCGGTGGAGGAAAACTTCGTAGGCTCGATGGAGCTGCTGTACGAAGGCGCGCTGCTGGCGGTGCTGGTGGTGTGGTGGTTCCTGCGCGACTGGCGCGCCACGCTGGTGGCGACGGCCGCCCTGCCCTTGTCGGTGCTGCCGGCCTTCCTCGGCATCTATTGGTTCGGTTACACACTGAACACCGTGACCCTGCTGTCGCTGGCCTTGGTGGTGGGCGTGCTGGTGGACGACGCCATTGTGGAAATCGAGAACATCGAGCGCCACCTGCATATGGGTAAATCGCCGATGCAGGCCGCGATGGAAGCGGCCGACGAAATCGGCATGGCGGTGATCGCCACCACCTTCGCCTTGGTGGCCGTGTTCCTGCCGACCGCCTTCATGGGCGGTGTGCCCGGCCTGTTCTTCAAGCAGTTCGGCTGGACCGCCGTGCTGGCGGTGCTGGCATCGCTGGTGGTGGCGCGGCTGCTGACGCCGATGATGGCGGCCTATATGCTGAAACCGGCCAAGCCCAAGGCGCACCAGGGCGACGGCTGGCTGATGCAGCGCTATATGAAGACCATGCGCTGGTGCCTGACCCACCGCCACATCACGGCGCTCGCCTCGCTGGCCTTCTTCGTCGGCTCCATCATGCTGGTGGGCCTGCTGCCGACCGGTTTCGTGCCGGCGGCCGACCGCGCCCAGACCCAGATCAACCTGGAACTGCCGCCCGGCTCCACGCTGGCAGAAACCAAGGCGGTGGCCGAACAGGCGCGCCTGGCCGCCATGCGCGTCAAGGGCGTGACCGAAGTGTTCAGCTCCATCGGCGGCGGCTCCAGCGGCGACGCCTTCGCCCCCGGCGCGGCAGCCGAGGCGCGCCGCGCCGTGCTGACCATCACCACCACGCACCGCAACGACCGCAAGGAATCGATGCCGGATATCGATAACGGCCTGCGCGAGCAGCTGGCCCATATCCCCGGCGCGCGCTTCAACGTCGGCCCGCCCGATACCGGCGTGAAGATGCAGCTGGTGCTGCGCAGCGAAGATCCGCTGGCCCTGACGGCGGCGGCGCAGAAAGTGGAACGCGAGCTGCGCACCTTGAAAGGCATCGGCAACGTGACCTCCAGCGCCTCGCTGGTGCGTCCGGAAATCATCGTGCGTCCCGACTTCGCCAAAGCCGCCGACCTGGGCGTGACCGCCGCTGCCATCGGCGAGACGGTGCGCGTGGCCACGGCCGGCGACTACGACTTCGACCTGACCAAGATGAATCTGCCGGAACGCCAGGTGCCGATCCGCGTCAAGCTGCCGGACGCCGTGCGCGCCGACCTGGACGCCATCGGCCGCCTGACCGTGCCGGGCAAGAACGGCCCGGTGATGCTGGCGAATCTGGCCAGCATCACCATGGAAAGCGGCCCGGCCCAGATCGACCGCCTGAACCGCAGCCGCAACGTGACGCTGGACGTGGAACTGGGCGGCCGCTCGCTCGGTGAGCTGAACGAGGAAGCGCGCGCCCTGCCCTCGATGAAGAACCTGCCGCCGTCGGTGAAGATTGCGGAACTGGGCGACGCCCAGGAGATGGCCGCGCTGTTCGCCAGCTTCGGCCTGGCCATGCTGATCGGCGTGCTGTGCATCTACGGCGTGCTGGTGCTGCTGTTCAAGGACTTCATGCAGCCGGTGACGATTCTGGCGGCGCTGCCGCTGTCGATCGGCGGCGCCTTCGTGGCCCTGCTGATCACGCGCAGCGCGCTGTCGATGCCGTCCATGATCGGCTTGATCATGCTGATGGGGATCGTGACCAAGAACTCGATCCTGCTGGTGGACTACGCGATCCTGGCGCGCCAGGCGGGCATGGGCCGCTTCGAAGCGCTGGTCGACGCCTGCCACAAGCGTAGCCGCCCGATTCTGATGACCACCATCGCCATGGGCGCGGGCATGATGCCGCTGGCCCTGGGCTGGGGCGCCGATCCGAGCTTCCGTTCACCGATGGCAATCACGGTGATCGGCGGCCTGATTACCTCGACCCTGCTCAGCCTTCTGGTGGTGCCGGCCGTATTCACCTATATCGACGATGCCGAACATCTGCTGGGACGCATCATGCGCAAGCTGCGCCGCCATAAACACGAAACCCCGCCTGTCCATCAGGTCTCACCTTCCAAATAA
- a CDS encoding MFS transporter, translated as MLPGSPSTPHHSARRRLAYLLVGFIVALTGGLGNALVTVNLPYLQGALGVYPFEIQWLPAVYVMANVSMNLLLVKFRQQYGLRLFTELFLLLYAIATLAHLFVHGLASAIAVRAAHGMSGAALTVLGLYYVLQAFPKEHRLKGVVIGVGFAQLALPLARLFSTDLLEIAEWRGLYFFELGMALLSLGCVLLLKLPPGDRVKAFEKLDFLTFALFAPGVALLCAVLALGRTIWWLEAPWLGYCLAASIVLVSGALLVEHNRARPLLNTRWLATSTIARLALAVVLIRIVQSEASGTVGFLQALGLNNDQMQVLWLVTLGASVLGMLCSALTITPARIPASMVAALAMMAVGALMDAHASNLTRPAQMYVSQFLLAFSGVFILGPVFISGFGAVIAEPRNLISFSLMFSMTQNLGGLLGSAMVGTFQVVREKYHSSQLVEHLTLLDPQVAARIQSGSAALGGALADPGLRGAQGVASLGAAATREANILAYNDVFLMIALVAIGTIAWMLLHHFWNLCTASKARPMAQNAQAGMAQVSLNNSGSQ; from the coding sequence ATGCTGCCGGGTTCCCCGTCCACGCCCCATCATTCGGCGAGGCGGCGGCTGGCCTATCTGCTGGTCGGCTTCATCGTCGCGCTGACGGGCGGCCTGGGCAACGCGCTGGTGACCGTCAACTTGCCTTATCTGCAAGGCGCGCTGGGCGTCTATCCCTTCGAGATTCAGTGGCTGCCGGCCGTCTATGTGATGGCGAATGTGTCCATGAATCTGCTGCTGGTGAAGTTCCGCCAGCAGTATGGCCTGCGCCTGTTCACCGAATTATTCCTGCTGCTGTACGCGATTGCCACGCTGGCCCACCTGTTCGTGCACGGCCTGGCCTCGGCCATCGCGGTGCGCGCGGCGCACGGCATGTCCGGCGCGGCGCTGACGGTGCTGGGCCTTTACTATGTGCTGCAAGCCTTCCCCAAGGAGCACCGGCTGAAGGGCGTGGTGATCGGTGTCGGCTTTGCGCAACTGGCCTTGCCGCTGGCACGCCTGTTTTCCACCGATCTGCTGGAGATTGCTGAATGGCGCGGCCTGTACTTCTTTGAACTGGGCATGGCCTTGCTGTCGCTGGGCTGCGTGCTCTTGCTGAAACTGCCGCCGGGCGACCGCGTCAAGGCTTTCGAGAAGCTGGACTTCCTGACCTTCGCGCTGTTTGCGCCGGGCGTGGCCCTGCTGTGCGCCGTGCTGGCGCTGGGCCGCACGATCTGGTGGCTGGAGGCGCCCTGGCTGGGGTATTGTCTGGCCGCGTCCATCGTGCTGGTGAGCGGCGCCCTGCTGGTGGAGCACAATCGCGCGCGGCCGTTGCTGAATACGCGCTGGCTGGCCACGTCCACCATTGCGCGCCTGGCGTTGGCCGTGGTGCTGATCCGCATCGTGCAGTCCGAAGCCAGCGGCACGGTGGGCTTCCTGCAGGCGCTGGGCCTGAACAACGATCAGATGCAGGTGCTGTGGCTGGTGACGCTGGGGGCCAGTGTGCTGGGCATGCTGTGCAGCGCGCTGACGATCACGCCGGCGCGCATTCCCGCCTCGATGGTGGCGGCGCTGGCGATGATGGCCGTAGGCGCGCTGATGGACGCCCACGCCAGCAATCTGACGCGGCCGGCGCAAATGTATGTGAGCCAGTTCCTGCTGGCCTTCAGCGGCGTCTTCATACTGGGGCCGGTCTTCATTTCCGGCTTCGGCGCAGTGATCGCCGAGCCGCGCAACCTGATCAGTTTTTCGCTGATGTTTTCCATGACCCAGAATCTGGGTGGCCTGCTGGGATCGGCCATGGTTGGCACTTTCCAGGTAGTGCGCGAGAAATACCATTCAAGCCAGCTGGTCGAACATCTGACCCTGCTCGATCCGCAAGTGGCGGCGCGCATCCAGTCCGGCAGCGCTGCGCTGGGTGGCGCGCTGGCCGATCCTGGCCTGCGTGGCGCGCAAGGCGTGGCCTCGCTGGGTGCGGCCGCCACGCGCGAGGCGAATATCCTGGCGTATAACGATGTCTTCCTGATGATCGCGTTGGTGGCCATCGGCACCATCGCCTGGATGCTGTTGCACCACTTCTGGAATCTTTGCACCGCAAGCAAGGCCCGCCCCATGGCGCAGAATGCGCAGGCCGGCATGGCCCAAGTCTCACTCAATAACTCGGGATCGCAATGA
- a CDS encoding GyrI-like domain-containing protein translates to MDVKIVDFPPTTVAYQRYTGPFGPAIADFWDKIFNPWREQHGLGKRVTYGIGLDDPHSTPPEQCRYDACVEVAADYVAPAPASVATLPGGRYAVARFRGQPQEIVKVWQEFYTKVLPGMGLEPRHAPCFERYDAEYVEEEGGVFECDLFAPVK, encoded by the coding sequence GTGGATGTGAAAATTGTCGACTTCCCGCCCACCACGGTGGCTTACCAGCGCTATACCGGCCCATTCGGCCCGGCCATCGCCGACTTCTGGGACAAGATCTTCAACCCGTGGCGCGAGCAGCATGGCCTGGGCAAGCGCGTCACCTATGGCATCGGCCTGGACGATCCGCACAGCACGCCGCCCGAGCAGTGCCGCTACGACGCCTGCGTGGAGGTGGCGGCCGATTACGTGGCGCCGGCCCCGGCCAGCGTCGCCACCCTGCCGGGCGGCCGCTATGCCGTGGCCCGCTTCAGGGGCCAGCCGCAGGAGATCGTCAAGGTCTGGCAGGAGTTTTACACCAAGGTGCTGCCGGGCATGGGCCTGGAGCCGCGCCATGCGCCCTGCTTCGAGCGCTATGACGCCGAATACGTCGAGGAAGAAGGCGGCGTGTTCGAGTGCGATCTGTTCGCGCCGGTGAAGTAA
- a CDS encoding efflux transporter outer membrane subunit, with the protein MKIRSSALAVSAALALAACGTSGPAGKVAAATPPQWQAPLPHNGSIADLAGWWQHQGDPLLVELIGAAQQASPSIASAQSRIAQSRAARVASGAALAPQVNAVATSTRMSKQSEAPVNTTSQAMLQASWEIDLFGANRAARDAAQARYESAQAGWHEARVSVAAETANQYYSLRACERLLAVAHEDSLSRQQTANLTQLSAKAGFQSPANAALASASAADGRSREVAQRAACDIDVKALVALTALDEPELRQKLGANAAQAALMPAQGVSIASLPAHTLSQRPDVFTAEREVAASSFEVAGAQAERFPSLSLGGSVGRGRIHANGANVTANTWTVGPLQMTLPIFDAGTRRANVDAAKARYEAAVSSYRGSVRQAVREVEEALVNLDSTAQRGNDAQTALDGYRVNFTATEDRYKNGLASLFELEDARRTRLAAETTVVGLQRERSAAWIALYRAAGGGWKAQSTDTEKP; encoded by the coding sequence ATGAAGATTCGTTCAAGCGCGCTGGCCGTGTCGGCAGCGCTGGCGCTGGCCGCTTGCGGCACGTCCGGACCGGCCGGCAAGGTCGCGGCCGCGACGCCGCCGCAGTGGCAGGCGCCTTTGCCGCATAACGGCAGCATCGCCGACCTGGCCGGCTGGTGGCAGCATCAGGGCGATCCGCTGCTGGTGGAGCTGATCGGGGCGGCGCAGCAGGCCAGCCCGAGCATCGCCAGCGCCCAGTCGCGCATTGCGCAGTCGCGCGCGGCGCGCGTGGCGTCGGGCGCGGCGCTGGCGCCGCAAGTGAATGCGGTGGCGACGTCGACCCGCATGAGCAAGCAGTCGGAAGCGCCGGTGAATACCACCTCGCAGGCCATGCTGCAGGCTTCCTGGGAGATCGATCTGTTCGGCGCCAACCGCGCCGCGCGCGATGCGGCCCAGGCGCGCTATGAGAGCGCGCAGGCGGGATGGCACGAGGCGCGCGTCTCGGTGGCGGCGGAAACGGCCAACCAGTACTACAGCCTGCGCGCCTGCGAACGCCTGCTGGCGGTGGCGCATGAGGACAGCCTGTCGCGCCAGCAGACGGCGAATCTGACGCAGCTGAGCGCCAAGGCCGGCTTCCAGTCGCCCGCCAACGCGGCCTTGGCCAGCGCCAGCGCGGCCGATGGCCGCAGCCGCGAGGTGGCGCAGCGTGCCGCCTGCGATATCGACGTCAAGGCGCTGGTCGCACTGACCGCGCTGGACGAACCGGAACTGCGCCAGAAGCTGGGCGCGAACGCGGCCCAAGCAGCACTGATGCCGGCGCAAGGCGTGAGCATCGCCAGCCTGCCGGCGCACACCTTGAGCCAGCGCCCCGATGTGTTCACCGCCGAACGCGAAGTGGCGGCCAGCAGCTTTGAGGTGGCGGGCGCGCAGGCGGAACGCTTCCCCAGCCTGTCCCTCGGCGGTTCGGTGGGCCGCGGCCGCATCCACGCCAACGGCGCCAACGTGACCGCCAATACCTGGACCGTCGGCCCACTGCAAATGACCCTGCCCATCTTCGATGCCGGCACGCGCCGCGCCAATGTGGATGCGGCCAAGGCGCGCTACGAGGCGGCCGTGAGCAGCTATCGCGGCAGCGTGCGCCAGGCGGTGCGCGAGGTGGAGGAAGCGCTGGTGAACCTGGACAGCACGGCGCAGCGCGGCAACGATGCGCAGACAGCGCTGGACGGCTACCGCGTCAATTTCACGGCCACCGAGGACCGCTACAAAAACGGCCTGGCCAGCCTGTTCGAGCTGGAAGACGCGCGCCGCACGCGCCTGGCGGCCGAAACCACGGTAGTCGGCCTGCAGCGCGAGCGCAGCGCCGCCTGGATCGCCCTCTACCGCGCCGCCGGCGGCGGCTGGAAAGCACAATCGACTGATACGGAAAAACCATGA
- a CDS encoding efflux transporter outer membrane subunit: MRSGRGASPAAMLAWAFLLGGCAAKVDAPPAPTLEMPAQWRMSIGPAGQGLAVERQWWQAFDDAALTALVAQALERNGDLRIAQARVTDYRARLAAAGAAQQPTLSASAGPGRARALAPNGLPRVGNVFQAEVQAAYEIDVWGRLSSLTQAAAASYRAEQASADAAALSIAASVASGYLNLRGLDAQLELAEATLKLRATSRDLAQRQFEVGYSSRLEWLQAQAEYQAAAEQIPQLQRQIFEQENALSLLAGGNPGPVPRGKPLAELAPPPVPAGLPSELLRRRPDIARAEQNVAASNAALAATRDQLLPSFRLTAAGGIQSSDFSDFLHSPVKLWRLAAGVSAPLFDGGRVQAQTDSAAAQRDQAIYAYENTVRTALAETENGIDAIVRLHEQAVQNDARRDTAAETLRIARNRYRNGYASYLEELDAQRTLYGADVLRLQLRTRLLAASVDLYRAMGGGWSAAPVQP, from the coding sequence ATGAGGTCTGGGCGAGGGGCGTCGCCGGCTGCGATGCTGGCATGGGCCTTCCTGCTGGGCGGTTGCGCTGCAAAGGTCGACGCACCGCCCGCGCCGACGCTGGAAATGCCCGCGCAGTGGCGCATGAGTATCGGCCCCGCAGGCCAGGGCCTGGCGGTGGAGCGCCAGTGGTGGCAGGCGTTTGACGATGCCGCGCTGACGGCCCTGGTGGCGCAGGCGCTGGAACGCAACGGCGACCTGCGCATCGCCCAGGCGCGCGTGACCGACTACCGCGCCCGGCTGGCCGCCGCCGGCGCGGCGCAGCAGCCCACGCTGAGCGCCAGCGCCGGGCCGGGGCGGGCACGCGCGCTGGCGCCGAATGGCTTGCCGCGCGTGGGCAATGTGTTTCAGGCCGAGGTGCAGGCGGCGTATGAGATCGATGTCTGGGGCCGTCTTTCCAGCCTGACGCAAGCCGCTGCCGCCTCCTACCGCGCCGAACAGGCCAGCGCCGATGCGGCCGCGTTGTCCATTGCCGCCAGCGTTGCCAGCGGCTACCTGAATCTGCGCGGCCTGGACGCGCAACTGGAACTGGCCGAGGCCACGCTCAAGCTGCGCGCAACCTCGCGCGACCTGGCGCAGCGCCAGTTTGAAGTGGGTTACAGCTCGCGCCTGGAATGGCTGCAGGCGCAGGCCGAATACCAGGCCGCGGCCGAACAGATACCGCAATTGCAGCGCCAGATCTTCGAGCAGGAGAATGCCTTGTCCCTGCTGGCGGGCGGCAATCCGGGACCGGTCCCGCGCGGTAAACCCCTGGCCGAGCTGGCGCCGCCGCCTGTGCCGGCAGGGTTGCCATCGGAACTGCTGCGGCGCCGCCCCGATATCGCGCGCGCCGAGCAGAATGTGGCGGCCTCCAACGCCGCGCTGGCCGCCACGCGCGACCAGCTGCTGCCGTCTTTCCGCCTGACGGCGGCGGGCGGCATCCAGTCCAGCGATTTCAGCGACTTCCTGCATTCACCCGTCAAGCTGTGGCGCCTGGCCGCTGGCGTGAGCGCGCCGCTGTTTGATGGCGGCCGGGTGCAGGCCCAGACCGATTCGGCCGCTGCCCAACGCGACCAGGCCATTTACGCGTATGAAAACACGGTGCGCACCGCCCTGGCGGAAACCGAGAACGGCATCGACGCCATCGTCCGTCTGCACGAACAGGCAGTGCAGAACGATGCGCGGCGCGACACTGCGGCCGAAACCCTGCGCATCGCGCGCAACCGCTACCGCAATGGCTATGCTTCGTATCTGGAGGAGCTGGATGCGCAGCGCACCCTGTATGGCGCCGACGTGCTGCGCCTGCAATTGAGAACGCGGCTCCTGGCCGCGTCGGTGGACTTGTACCGGGCCATGGGAGGCGGCTGGAGCGCCGCCCCCGTCCAGCCCTGA